Genomic window (Halofilum ochraceum):
ATGCGCTTGGTATCCGGCTCGGATCGTTGACGGTATCCTGGCAGCGCGGCGGGTTCGTTGCCACCAGGGGGCACGCGGGGCTGGGCCGGGTCCTGACGATGGCGGTATGCTGTCCCGGTATCCAGATCCCACAGGGGGAGAGCATGCCGCGTACGCGATCCACCCTTGCCTTCTGTCTCCTTGGGCTTGTGCTCATGCCATGGCAGGCGGCCGCCGAGGTGCACACCGAGACCGTCGCCGATGGGCTCGAGCATCCCTGGGCCATGGCCTTCCTGCCCGATGGCCATGTCCTCGTCACGGAACGCTCCGGCGACCTGCTGCGCATCGACCCGGAAAACGGCGAACGCGCGGCGATCGAAGGTGTGCCGGCCGTCGATGCCCGCAACCAGGGCGGTCTGCTCGACATCCAGCTGCATCCGGATTTCGCCGCCAACCGTCAGGTCTACCTCACCTGGTCCGGTGCATGCGGTGCGGGCAACGCGACCCATCTCGGACGCGGGCGCCTCGCCGGGGATCGCCTACGGGACTTCGAGACGCTGTTCGTCGCCACGCCCTGCGTCGACAGCACCAAGCATTTCGGTTCGCGTATCGTTTTCGACGGCGACGGGCACCTGTTCATGACCGTCGGCGAGCGTGGCGAACGCGATCGGTCCCAGGATATCGGCGATCACAACGGCTCGGTCCTGCGCCTGTTACCGGATGGCGGAATCCCGGCGGATAATCCCTTCGTCGACCGCGACGACGCCGAGGCGGCGATCTACAGCTACGGCCACCGCAATCCCCAGGGGGCGGTACTCCATCCCGACACGGGGGCGCTTTGGATCCACGAACATGGCCCGCGCGGCGGCGACGAGATCAATCTGCCGGAACCGGGCGCCAATTTCGGTTGGCCGAAAACCACCTACGGCAAGGAATACTGGGGCCCGGAGATCGGCCCGGACCAACTCGAGGGCACCGTCCAGCCGATCCATTACTGGGTGCCATCGATCGCACCGTCGGGTATGGACTTCTACACGGGCGATCGCTTCCCCGAGTGGCGGGGCGATCTGTTCATCGGCGCGCTGGCGCTCACGCACCTGGCGCGGCTCGAGATGGACGGCACCGAGGTCGTGCGCGAGACGCAGCTTCTCGATGATCGCGGCTGGCGCATCCGCGACGTGCGCACCGGGCCGGACGGGTACCTGTACGTACTGACCGATGCCGCCAACGGGCGCGTGGTGCGCGTCGCGCCGGGCGAGTAATCAGGGGCGCAACCGGCAACCGCCAGGAGTCGCTATGCAATTGTTTGTTTCCCCGACCTCACCCTACGCCCGCAAGGCCCGGATCGTACTCCGGGAGCGCGGGCTGACCGGGCACGTGGAAGAGCATTACCTTAATCCGCACCAGGACCCGGCCGAACTGCTTGCTTCGAACCCGCTCGGCAAGATCCCTACACTCGTGCGCGACGAGGGCGCACCGCTGTACGACAGCCGCGTCGTCTGCGAGTGGCTCGATGCGTTGGCGGGCGAAGACGGACTGATTCCGGCCGCCGGCCCGGAGCGCTGGTCGGTCCGCCACGCCGAGGCGCACGCCGATGGGATTCTCGATCTCACCGTCGCCACGGTCATGGAACGCGCCCGCCCGGAGGGCGAGCAATCGCCGGGCTCGATGGCGCGCTGGCGCGAGAAGATCGAGCGGGCCGTGGCGGCGATGGATTGGGTCCGAGAGGCCTTGCCGGATCGGTTCACTCTGGGCCACGCCGCGCTCGCGGTCGCGCTCGGGTATCTGGATCTGCGCCTGCCGGATTACGACTGGCGCGCTGCGCATCCGTCGTTGGCCGAGTGGCATGCGCAGGTTGCTGAACGGGCTTCCATGCGCGAGACGGCGCCGCCGGCCCAGTGAGTCGATCCGCGTGTCCCGTGATGGATGTGATGCACGCTGCACGTAGGCCGGCTTGCGACCGGAGGGAGCCAGCCGGCAGACGCCGTTCAGGTCCTGAGCAAGGCCTTGCCGGCTGTTGCCTGATGGCAAAAGCCGGCCTACGGGCTGCAGCCGGACTGTTTTGCTACAGACTCGACTTACCCACAGGGGAAGTGAACCAGTGAACGAAATGGAACCAGCCGACGTCGATCAGCCGGTCGATATCCTGCGCCGGATTTTCGGCTTCGATGCATTCCGCGGCGAGCAGCGCGCCGTCGTCGACACTGTCGTTGCCGGTCATAATGCCCTCGTCCTGATGCCCACCGGTGGCGGCAAATCGCTCTGCTACCAGGTGCCGGCCCTGCTGCGCGAAGGCACCGCGGTGGTCGTGTCGCCGCTGATCGCGCTGATGCGGGATCAGGTCGAGGCGCTGCGCCACAACGGCGTGCGGGCCGCCTGCCTCAACTCGACCCTGGACGAGGCCGAGCGGCGCGAGACCGAACGCGCCCTCGCCGCCGGTGAACTCGACCTGATCTATGTCGCGCCGGAACGGTTGCTGAACGGCTCCACGCTGGCCCGCCTCGAGAACATCCCGATCGCGCTGTTCGCGATCGATGAGGCCCACTGCGTCTCGCAGTGGGGGCACGACTTCCGCCCGGAGTACATGCAGCTCGGCGTGCTGCGTGAACGCTTCCCGGGCGTCCCGCGGATCGCGCTGACCGCCACCGCGGACGACCGCACCCGCCGCGAAATCGCGCACCAGCTGTTTCCCGATGGCACCGAGACCTTCATCGCCAGCTTCGACCGGCCCAACATCCGTTATCGGGTCGGCCTCAAGGATCGCCCGCGCGAGCAGCTGCTGAATTTCATCCGCGCCGAGCACCGCGAGGATTCGGGCATCGTCTACTGCATGACCCGCAAACGGGTCGATGAGGTCGCCGCGTGGCTGAGCGAACGGGATCTGGTGGCGCTGCCCTATCACGCCGGGCTCGACCAGGGGACGCGCCAGGCGCACCAGCAGCGGTTCGTGCGCGAGGAGGGCGTGATCATCGTCGCGACCGTCGCCTTCGGCATGGGCATCGATAAGCCCGATGTCCGTTTCGTGGCCCATCTGGACCTGCCCAAGAGCATGGAGGCGTACTACCAGGAGACCGGCCGCGGGGGGCGCGACGGACTGCCCGCCGACGCCTGGCTGGTCTACGGCCTGCAGGACGTGCTCCAGGTGCGACAACTCCTCGCCGGATCCACCGCCGGCGAGGCCCAGCAGCGGGCAGAGCGCGAGCGTCTCGAGGCCTTGCTGGCGTACTGCGAGCGCATCGGCTGCCGCCGCCAGGCCCTGCTCGAATATTTCGGCGAGACGCACCCCGGGCAATGCGGCAACTGCGACAACTGCCGCCAGCCGCCCGAGACCTGGGACGCCACCGAGCCGGCCCGCATGGCCCTCTCCGCCGTCTACCGGACCGGTCAGCGCTTCGGCGCCAACCATATCGTCGATGTGCTGCTGGGACAGGCGAACGAGCGCATGCGCCGCTTCGGTCACGATCGCCTGAACACCTTCGGCATCGGCCGCGACCACCCGCGCGCCACCTGGCACTCGGTGCTGCGCCAGCTGCTGGCCCGCGGGCACCTGCAGCCCGATCCGGAGGGCCATGGCGGTCTGCGGCTCACCGATGGCTGCCGCCCGCTGCTGCGGGGGGAGGAGGCGCTGCATCTGCGCCGCGATCTGCTGGAGACACCCCGGCGCAAGAGCCGCACGGGCGCCAGCGCACCGGCCCATTCGGCCGACTGGGAGGCCCTGCGGCGCTGCCGCCAGGAACTCGCCGAGGCCGAGGGCGTGCCGCCCTACGTGATCTTCCACGACGCCACGCTCACGGCGCTGCTGGACCTGCGCCCGCGCAATCGCGAGGAGATGAAACAGGTGCCCGGGATCGGGCAGCACAAGCTCGAGCGCTACGGCCAGCGCTTCCTCGACGTGCTGGCGGAATTGGGCGGCGGTGGCGCGCCCGCGGACACGCGCCGCGAGACCCGACGGCTGCTGCGCGCGGGGCAGGATCCTGCGGCGATCGCCGAGGCGCGCGGGCTCGCGCCGACGACGGTCTACGAGCACCTGGCGCAGGGCGTCGAGAACGGCGAGATCGCGCTCGACGAGGTGCTCGCTCTGGACGCGGGCACCCGCGGCACCATCGAGGATGCACTGCTCGACAACGGCGAGCCCGTCAGTCGCCTGCGACCCGTATTCGATGCCCTCGACGGTGAATGGTCGTTCGAGACCCTCAAGCTCGTCCGCGCCGACCTGCGACGCCGCGCCGGCAGCGCCGAGGCCGTGCCGGGCTGAGCCGGAGCAGTCACCCTCGGACAGTCCGGCACAAAGCGCAGGCCGGCTTGCGACCGAAGGGAGCCAGCCGGCGGCAGTCCTTGCGGCCATGTACAAGGGCAAGCCGGCTGTTGCCTGACGGCAAAAGCCGGCCTACGGGGTGGCACTTCTCGTGGATTCTGGGGCGTGTCAGAAGGGGGGAACCGGCCGCCGCACCGCGTAGGGCTCCGTGATCCTTATCCGTTCGGGACATCTCTTGCCGGCTCATCGCGAGCAAGCTCGCTCCTACAGTTGCACCTGAACCACGGTGGCAGGATTCATGTAGGAGCGAGCTTGCTCGCGATCGTATCCGCGCGTGCCAACTTACTTAGTCCCCTGGCTGCCTGTACACGAGTTCATGCGCGACCTGGAGCCGGTCGTTGCGCAGCGCCATGACGATCTTCCCCCGCTCGGTCCGCCACTCGCTGTAATAGACCAGATGCCCGGCGGCGACCGCGTCGCCGTAGCGATCCGGTTCGTCGGCCAGCATTCGGTTGCGCCACATCATGCGATCGTACCGGGGCATGCCGTGGCGCTCGATGAGGTCGGATTTGAGCCGCTCGTAGTCGTCGATATAGCGGTTGTCGTCTTCATGCGCCGCGCGGTTGAACCAGTGCGTGGCCTCCAGTCCGTCCGCACCGAACCGGTAGCTCAGCGTCAGCGGGATTCCGGCGC
Coding sequences:
- the recQ gene encoding DNA helicase RecQ, which codes for MEPADVDQPVDILRRIFGFDAFRGEQRAVVDTVVAGHNALVLMPTGGGKSLCYQVPALLREGTAVVVSPLIALMRDQVEALRHNGVRAACLNSTLDEAERRETERALAAGELDLIYVAPERLLNGSTLARLENIPIALFAIDEAHCVSQWGHDFRPEYMQLGVLRERFPGVPRIALTATADDRTRREIAHQLFPDGTETFIASFDRPNIRYRVGLKDRPREQLLNFIRAEHREDSGIVYCMTRKRVDEVAAWLSERDLVALPYHAGLDQGTRQAHQQRFVREEGVIIVATVAFGMGIDKPDVRFVAHLDLPKSMEAYYQETGRGGRDGLPADAWLVYGLQDVLQVRQLLAGSTAGEAQQRAERERLEALLAYCERIGCRRQALLEYFGETHPGQCGNCDNCRQPPETWDATEPARMALSAVYRTGQRFGANHIVDVLLGQANERMRRFGHDRLNTFGIGRDHPRATWHSVLRQLLARGHLQPDPEGHGGLRLTDGCRPLLRGEEALHLRRDLLETPRRKSRTGASAPAHSADWEALRRCRQELAEAEGVPPYVIFHDATLTALLDLRPRNREEMKQVPGIGQHKLERYGQRFLDVLAELGGGGAPADTRRETRRLLRAGQDPAAIAEARGLAPTTVYEHLAQGVENGEIALDEVLALDAGTRGTIEDALLDNGEPVSRLRPVFDALDGEWSFETLKLVRADLRRRAGSAEAVPG
- a CDS encoding PQQ-dependent sugar dehydrogenase, translated to MPRTRSTLAFCLLGLVLMPWQAAAEVHTETVADGLEHPWAMAFLPDGHVLVTERSGDLLRIDPENGERAAIEGVPAVDARNQGGLLDIQLHPDFAANRQVYLTWSGACGAGNATHLGRGRLAGDRLRDFETLFVATPCVDSTKHFGSRIVFDGDGHLFMTVGERGERDRSQDIGDHNGSVLRLLPDGGIPADNPFVDRDDAEAAIYSYGHRNPQGAVLHPDTGALWIHEHGPRGGDEINLPEPGANFGWPKTTYGKEYWGPEIGPDQLEGTVQPIHYWVPSIAPSGMDFYTGDRFPEWRGDLFIGALALTHLARLEMDGTEVVRETQLLDDRGWRIRDVRTGPDGYLYVLTDAANGRVVRVAPGE
- a CDS encoding glutathione S-transferase family protein, yielding MQLFVSPTSPYARKARIVLRERGLTGHVEEHYLNPHQDPAELLASNPLGKIPTLVRDEGAPLYDSRVVCEWLDALAGEDGLIPAAGPERWSVRHAEAHADGILDLTVATVMERARPEGEQSPGSMARWREKIERAVAAMDWVREALPDRFTLGHAALAVALGYLDLRLPDYDWRAAHPSLAEWHAQVAERASMRETAPPAQ